The following proteins are co-located in the Candidatus Methanogranum gryphiswaldense genome:
- a CDS encoding exosome protein: MQGNFHWLRVQTFCYSTENEDLIHETMTNLIGNDEFDVEVCDGEHGNHLIIMQEELKKQKEFILLFSKLPTTLIEAVIADIDDRIDDECVFYLRLDKQKAVQGEFAMAHHGDVISITGKVTSHPAKKEIATRNLIEFLSTFKQNQSGPTNCAE; encoded by the coding sequence ATGCAAGGCAACTTCCACTGGTTAAGAGTACAGACCTTTTGTTACTCCACTGAGAATGAAGATCTGATACACGAGACCATGACAAACCTGATAGGCAACGACGAATTCGATGTGGAGGTATGCGATGGCGAACACGGCAACCATTTGATCATCATGCAGGAAGAACTCAAGAAACAGAAGGAATTCATCTTGCTGTTCTCCAAATTACCAACAACTTTGATAGAGGCCGTTATCGCTGACATTGACGACCGTATCGATGATGAGTGCGTGTTCTACCTTAGACTGGACAAGCAAAAGGCCGTACAAGGCGAATTCGCAATGGCACACCATGGAGATGTCATCTCGATCACAGGAAAGGTTACCTCTCATCCAGCAAAGAAAGAGATAGCAACAAGGAATCTGATTGAATTCTTATCCACATTCAAGCAGAACCAATCCGGCCCAACGAATTGCGCGGAATGA
- a CDS encoding hemolysin family protein — translation MFSASEIAYSSLNQIRLKNMVAEGVKKADVALDNWEHFDKILTTVLVGNNIVNIAASTLCTMLFVALFGDAYGVLLATAFMITVLLIFGEITPKTLAKRNPEKFAIKIANIIKFTAVVLSPMIWAFLAITRSMTKRGEKKDSPTLTEDELYFMIDEIQEEGTIEKRESDLIKSAILFDDIMVSEIYTPRVDITAVDIRTDVEDMRRLFIESEYSRIPVFDTTIDRIIGVVYSKDFYSRYVNGKEFKLTDVIRPVRFVPESMSIATLLNDLQRSKLHMAVVLDNYGGTMGIVCLEDILEELVGEIWDENDEVKIPVTKMNDGSYTVLGEANMIDAMREMGLEFKPEEGFSGSVSGFIHHNLQKIPHKGDSIELDNVTIVVSTMKSRRIKEARFIPRNSLGRIGSA, via the coding sequence ATGTTCTCGGCATCGGAGATCGCGTATTCAAGCTTGAATCAGATAAGATTAAAGAACATGGTAGCAGAAGGTGTCAAGAAGGCTGATGTGGCACTTGATAATTGGGAGCATTTCGATAAGATCCTCACAACAGTTCTAGTGGGTAATAACATTGTGAATATTGCTGCTTCCACGCTTTGTACAATGTTATTTGTGGCTCTATTTGGTGATGCATATGGTGTCCTGTTGGCTACGGCTTTCATGATCACAGTGTTATTGATATTTGGAGAGATAACGCCTAAAACACTTGCAAAAAGAAATCCTGAGAAATTTGCGATTAAGATCGCTAACATCATAAAGTTTACAGCTGTGGTCCTTTCACCAATGATATGGGCTTTCCTTGCGATAACTCGCTCTATGACTAAAAGGGGAGAAAAAAAGGATTCGCCAACACTTACCGAAGATGAGCTATATTTCATGATAGACGAGATCCAGGAGGAAGGAACCATTGAGAAGAGAGAGAGCGATCTTATCAAGTCTGCCATTCTCTTTGATGACATCATGGTCTCAGAGATATACACTCCGAGGGTAGACATTACGGCAGTGGACATCAGGACCGATGTCGAGGACATGAGGCGTCTTTTCATCGAATCTGAATATTCCAGGATACCTGTTTTTGATACGACGATCGATCGTATAATCGGGGTAGTGTATTCAAAGGACTTCTACTCTAGATACGTAAATGGTAAAGAATTCAAGCTGACGGACGTAATAAGACCTGTAAGATTTGTTCCGGAGAGCATGAGCATCGCGACCCTTTTGAACGATCTGCAGAGAAGCAAGCTTCATATGGCCGTTGTTCTGGATAACTATGGTGGCACTATGGGTATTGTCTGTTTAGAGGATATCCTTGAGGAGCTTGTCGGAGAGATATGGGACGAGAACGATGAGGTCAAGATACCTGTAACCAAGATGAATGATGGTTCGTATACGGTACTCGGTGAGGCCAATATGATCGATGCCATGCGTGAGATGGGATTGGAATTCAAACCTGAAGAAGGATTCTCAGGTAGTGTCAGTGGATTCATTCATCACAATTTGCAGAAGATACCTCATAAGGGAGATTCCATTGAATTAGACAATGTTACGATAGTGGTCAGCACCATGAAAAGTCGCAGGATAAAGGAAGCAAGGTTCATTCCGCGCAATTCGTTGGGCCGGATTGGTTCTGCTTGA
- a CDS encoding YdbC family protein: MAVEFKYEVVERIAVLSESSKGWTKELNLISWNDREPKYDIREWSPDGTKMGKGITLSNEEVSQLKKALETRSDV, translated from the coding sequence ATGGCAGTCGAATTCAAGTACGAGGTCGTCGAGAGGATCGCCGTCCTCTCCGAATCATCTAAAGGATGGACCAAAGAACTCAACCTTATTAGCTGGAACGACAGAGAACCCAAATACGATATCAGAGAATGGTCTCCCGACGGAACAAAGATGGGGAAGGGCATTACACTCTCTAATGAAGAGGTCTCCCAACTGAAAAAAGCGTTAGAAACTAGATCAGATGTTTGA
- a CDS encoding ribbon-helix-helix domain-containing protein: MEGKKNGGLKVISAKVPVRTYDELEKTAAALEINKNELINRAVRLYLMSCSQAIEAVKPINTRKL; the protein is encoded by the coding sequence ATGGAAGGCAAGAAGAATGGAGGTCTGAAGGTAATATCGGCAAAGGTCCCGGTAAGAACATACGATGAGTTGGAAAAAACGGCCGCAGCCCTGGAGATCAACAAGAACGAATTGATCAACAGGGCTGTCAGGCTCTACTTGATGTCATGCTCACAAGCGATCGAGGCGGTCAAACCAATTAACACGAGGAAGTTATGA
- a CDS encoding amidohydrolase family protein: MDYLCGKILIGKDLIDGYIAIEDGIIVDISDEKCPVVPLASGIIIPMIINAHTHCADGAVKTIPGMSLEDLVAPPNGLKHRYLNNATDNEIKTSIKDFSDKSNEYGCKTFIDFREGGLKGCLLLREAVPNAIILGRPISPEYNEDEVDSILEVADGIGLPSISDMDHKYIEKIADRVRERQKIFAIHASERIREDIDEILSLDPTFVVHMTEASDSDMLKCAETDVGIVVCTRSNMFFGKIPPIGRMERCGAEISIGTDNAMLCTPDMRAETRAFMDVAVKQGRDPDNIWGPMVINGRKIIYNHNALDLKIGRKAELTVMPCDGPLSVGRMLSCNNPIFAYKNQTVRHK, encoded by the coding sequence ATGGATTATCTCTGTGGCAAAATTCTCATCGGAAAAGACCTCATAGATGGATACATCGCCATAGAAGATGGGATCATTGTCGATATATCAGATGAAAAATGCCCAGTGGTTCCTTTAGCCAGCGGAATAATTATCCCAATGATCATCAACGCACACACACACTGTGCGGACGGAGCAGTAAAAACAATACCTGGTATGAGTCTTGAAGATCTCGTAGCACCACCTAACGGGCTTAAACACAGATATCTAAACAACGCAACAGATAACGAGATAAAAACATCCATTAAGGACTTTTCAGATAAATCGAACGAATATGGGTGTAAAACTTTCATCGATTTCAGAGAAGGAGGATTGAAAGGTTGTCTCCTTCTCAGAGAAGCAGTACCAAACGCTATCATACTCGGCCGCCCCATCTCTCCAGAATACAATGAGGATGAAGTGGATTCAATACTTGAAGTTGCAGATGGCATCGGATTGCCCAGCATTTCAGATATGGATCACAAATATATCGAAAAGATAGCTGATAGGGTCCGCGAAAGACAGAAGATCTTTGCCATACATGCAAGCGAGAGAATCCGTGAGGACATCGATGAGATACTATCGCTGGACCCGACCTTCGTGGTCCATATGACAGAGGCCTCTGACAGCGATATGCTGAAATGTGCTGAGACAGATGTTGGAATTGTAGTTTGCACCAGATCCAATATGTTCTTTGGTAAAATACCACCTATAGGCAGGATGGAAAGATGTGGGGCCGAAATATCCATCGGAACTGACAATGCGATGTTATGCACCCCAGACATGAGGGCAGAAACAAGGGCATTCATGGATGTCGCCGTTAAACAAGGCAGAGACCCAGACAATATATGGGGGCCGATGGTTATCAACGGACGGAAGATAATATATAACCATAACGCCCTGGATTTGAAAATAGGGAGAAAAGCAGAACTAACGGTCATGCCATGTGACGGACCGCTTTCTGTTGGCAGGATGCTTTCCTGCAATAACCCAATATTCGCATACAAAAACCAAACGGTGAGACATAAATGA
- a CDS encoding 4Fe-4S binding protein yields the protein MVKVIESECVACGACADVCPQDAITVDDVAVINYDKCVDCGACIDECPSSAIVE from the coding sequence ATGGTAAAGGTAATCGAATCAGAGTGTGTCGCATGCGGAGCATGTGCCGACGTTTGCCCCCAGGATGCAATCACAGTTGATGATGTCGCAGTTATCAACTATGACAAATGTGTTGACTGCGGAGCATGCATCGACGAGTGCCCATCTTCGGCAATTGTTGAGTGA
- a CDS encoding NAD(P)/FAD-dependent oxidoreductase — translation MCYDIVIIGAGPAGLTAGIYARSKMMNTLVLESGRVGGQLTALYPEKGIHNYPAFETVQARKLADKMYAQAESMECNVKEYEKVLEINDGDEELLVVTTKNTYHAKSVVVAIGMGCFDPKKMDVPGEKELTDKGVTYILPQKEELVGKSVVMFGGGNSAIEMALIADSVTDTTIIHRKSEFRADEVNVENLKNSNVRKIMDANVISFNGKDHIESVTISQNGKIMDIPTDLAVINIGINANLDDLKKWSLDLTPDGLVKVNFDMSTNRNGIFACGDAIDYPGKYKQIITACGEAATAVVMAYKFVKKPYWA, via the coding sequence ATGTGTTACGACATAGTCATCATCGGAGCCGGCCCAGCCGGATTGACAGCAGGGATATATGCAAGATCGAAGATGATGAACACCTTGGTTTTAGAGTCTGGTCGCGTAGGCGGGCAGCTCACAGCACTTTATCCGGAAAAAGGTATCCACAACTATCCTGCATTCGAAACGGTCCAAGCACGTAAACTCGCTGATAAGATGTACGCACAGGCCGAATCAATGGAGTGCAATGTCAAAGAATATGAGAAAGTACTGGAGATCAACGACGGTGACGAAGAATTACTTGTCGTGACCACAAAGAACACATATCATGCAAAATCTGTTGTAGTTGCCATCGGAATGGGATGCTTTGACCCCAAGAAAATGGACGTACCTGGTGAAAAGGAACTTACCGACAAGGGAGTGACATACATACTTCCGCAGAAAGAAGAACTTGTCGGAAAGAGTGTAGTGATGTTCGGTGGGGGTAACAGTGCAATAGAAATGGCACTGATAGCGGACTCTGTAACAGATACTACCATTATACACCGCAAATCCGAATTCAGAGCGGATGAGGTAAATGTCGAAAATCTCAAGAACAGCAATGTAAGGAAGATCATGGATGCAAATGTCATCTCTTTCAACGGAAAGGACCACATCGAGAGTGTCACAATATCTCAAAATGGTAAGATCATGGATATCCCTACCGATCTGGCCGTTATCAATATCGGTATAAATGCAAACTTGGACGATCTAAAGAAATGGAGCCTTGATCTAACACCAGATGGGTTAGTAAAGGTCAATTTCGACATGTCCACAAACCGCAACGGAATATTCGCCTGCGGAGATGCCATTGACTATCCTGGAAAATACAAACAGATCATCACTGCGTGCGGAGAAGCCGCTACCGCCGTGGTAATGGCATACAAATTTGTTAAGAAACCATACTGGGCGTAA
- a CDS encoding pyridoxamine 5'-phosphate oxidase family protein, whose amino-acid sequence MTSIPAKVTDLMKKEGTVKVLVTSSKAGVPHAIAAGAIMSPSPDKLVFGEVLSKVSTKNLAENDKAAFLIVNGMESYEIGCKVKAKLTSGPELDGMNKALEAFHLKASALWVFDVQSVYEQGANPNAGKKLA is encoded by the coding sequence ATGACATCAATACCTGCAAAAGTTACAGATCTTATGAAAAAAGAAGGGACCGTAAAAGTATTGGTAACTTCTTCTAAAGCGGGAGTTCCCCACGCAATTGCCGCGGGGGCAATAATGTCTCCTTCGCCAGATAAGCTTGTGTTTGGAGAGGTACTTTCAAAGGTCTCTACGAAGAATCTTGCGGAGAATGATAAGGCTGCATTCCTGATTGTCAATGGCATGGAGTCGTATGAGATCGGCTGTAAGGTAAAAGCAAAGCTTACAAGCGGTCCTGAGCTCGACGGCATGAATAAAGCACTCGAGGCGTTCCACCTTAAAGCTAGCGCATTATGGGTTTTCGATGTGCAGAGCGTCTATGAACAGGGCGCAAATCCGAATGCCGGAAAGAAGCTCGCGTAA